In the Setaria italica strain Yugu1 chromosome VI, Setaria_italica_v2.0, whole genome shotgun sequence genome, one interval contains:
- the LOC101757889 gene encoding BTB/POZ and MATH domain-containing protein 1 — MLDSRFVEFKLDYTKAKDVAIGAVVSSEDISAGGHLWRVNCYPRGSKKEDAGEHLAIFDAFAIIRDGTPSWSDARRRADVYTERGATKGWHRFVTRRYLDSLYVTAGGWVTVMSGVIVVLDDEALPPPPDVGAHLGRLLDRADGSDVSFIVGGEAFPAHRAVLAARLPVFRAQLLGSMADATMPSIALHDIAPETFRAMLRFIYTDALPAADEEMMRHLLAAADRYALGPLKIVCARISWDNVSVDTVATTLDCAEMYSCPELKRKCIKFFAAKKNFKKAVLTKGFVQLGQRFPSVIDELRERVVGLRL; from the exons ATGCTTGACTCCCGTTTCGTCGAGTTCAAACTCGACTACACGAAAGCCAAGGACGTCGCCATCGGGGCCGTCGTGAGCTCCGAGGACATCTCCGCCGGGGGCCACCTCTGGAGGGTCAACTGCTACCCTCGTGGGAGCAAGAAAGAGGACGCCGGCGAGCACCT GGCCATCTTCGACGCCTTCGCCATCATCAGAGACGGCACGCCGTCGTGGAGCGACGCCAGGAGGCGCGCCGACGTCTACACGGAACGCGGCGCCACCAAGGGGTGGCACCGCTTCGTGACGCGGCGCTACCTCGACTCCCTCTACGTGACGGCGGGCGGCTGGGTCACCGTGATGTCCGGGGTGATCGTCGTGCTCGACGACGaagccctgccgccgccgcccgacgtcGGGGCCCATCTCGGCCGCCTCCTGGACCGCGCCGACGGCTCGGACGTCTCGTTcatcgtcggcggcgaggcgttCCCGGCGCACCGGGCCGTGCTGGCTGCCCGCTTGCCGGTCTTCAGGGCGCAGCTGCTGGGCTCCATGGCTGATGCCACCATGCCTTCCATCGCCCTGCACGACATCGCACCCGAGACGTTCAGAGCTATGCTCCGGTTCATCTACACAGACGCCTTGCCGGCCGCAGACGAGGAGATGATGCGTCATCTTCTTGCTGCAGCAGACCGGTACGCACTTGGACC GTTGAAGATTGTGTGTGCCAGGATATCGTGGGACAATGTGTCGGTGGATACGGTCGCCACTACATTGGATTGCGCTGAAATGTACAGCTGCCCGGAGCTGAAGCGGAAGTGCATCAAGTTCTTTGCGGCGAAGAAAAATTTCAAGAAGGCCGTGTTAACCAAGGGTTTTGTACAGTTGGGCCAGAGGTTCCCGTCAGTTATTGATGAGCTGCGAGAGAGGGTTGTTGGGTTACGATTATGA
- the LOC105913493 gene encoding BTB/POZ and MATH domain-containing protein 1, whose protein sequence is MFVKDKSLFSTNEETERVQRRWEGFLEFKLDLSRTKDLAAGAGEFVSSVDFSVGGQVWKINCYPPGSRREKYGDHLSIYLQLVSKPPKSVKVIFEVFVMRRDGKPCLSHFYSRRCMQVYPLPDGFKEWGWHRFTTGSDLKFFYMVDGVVTLVCGVIVVGGEYEPVSSVPHSDLASHLGGLLDCTAGSDVSFVVNGETFPAHRAVLAARSPVFKAQLLGSMADAKMPSITLHDMDPAAFKVLLRFMYTDSLPGDDELGFPPSALHCAEMYNCPELKRNCIAFVAKEENVKKTLLTDWFLLLVQKILSIIAELRKKLGV, encoded by the exons ATGTTTGTTAAGGATAAAAGTCTTTTCTCCACCAAT GAAGAGACAGAACGTGTGCAAAGACGATGGGAGGGATTTCTCGAGTTCAAGCTTGACTTGTCGCGGACCaaggacctcgccgccggcgccggggagttCGTCAGCTCCGTGGATTTCTCCGTCGGGGGCCAAGTCTGGAAGATCAACTGCTACCCTCCTGGTTCCAGGAGAGAGAAGTACGGCGACCACCTATCCATCTACCTCCAGCTCGTGAGCAAGCCGCCCAAAAGCGTCAAGGTCATCTTCGAGGTCTTCGTGATGCGCAGAGACGGCAAGCCATGCTTGTCCCACTTCTACTCGAGAAGGTGCATGCAGGTCTACCCATTACCGGACGGCTTCAAGGAGTGGGGGTGGCATCGCTTCACGACAGGAAGCGACCTCAAGTTTTTCTACATGGTGGATGGCGTCGTCACCCTGGTGTGCGGGGTCATAGTCGTCGGCGGCGAATACGAGCCCGTCTCCAGCGTGCCACATTCCGACCTGGCGAGCCATCTCGGCGGCCTGCTGGATTGCACCGCCGGCTCCGATGTCTCCTTCGTCGTTAACGGCGAGACGTTCCCTGCTCACCGGGCGGTGCTCGCCGCCCGCTCACCGGTCTTCAAGGCGCAGCTCCTTGGCTCCATGGCAGACGCCAAGATGCCATCCATCACATTGCACGACATGGATCCCGCGGCGTTCAAGGTTTTGCTCCGGTTCATGTACACGGATTCCTTGCCTGGGGATGATGAGCTCGGGTTCCCTCCAT CTGCTTTGCACTGTGCCGAGATGTACAATTGCCCTGAGCTGAAAAGGAACTGCATTGCCTTCGTTGCCAAGGAGGAAAATGTCAAGAAGACCCTGTTAACCGATTGGTTTCTTCTGTTGGTGCAGAAGATTCTATCGATTATTGCCGAGCTGAGGAAGAAGTTGGGAGTATAG
- the LOC101771937 gene encoding berberine bridge enzyme-like 18 yields the protein MARTPMILHLLLVTLFILSSKTASSSASSDVDAFLGCLSAAIPPSLIKTPATNSYSELLMSSVRNLRYVLPGTTRPFVIVAATEPAHVQTTVVCGRRHSVRIRTRSGGHDYEGLSYASVDPHEHFAVLDLGELRAIHIDASRAEAWVGSGATLGELYYAAAAANQTFGFPAGNCPTVGVGGHLSGGGFGALSRKYGLSADNVLDAVVVDAEGRLLNRSTMGKDLFWAIRGGGGESFGVVLSWKVRLVAVPETVTVFSIRRSRNQSAVDLITKWQAIAPALPRDLYLRVLVQNQQAAFVALFLGRCDRLVDTMRAHFPDLGMAERDCQEMSWVKSTVFFFFNTANIPNEVLLNRSNADYFLKVKSDHVQEPMPRQAWESLWSKWLEKPEAALVMLDPYGGVMGSISPSATPFPHRNYLYQLQFFSFWFENGTAALEKRMSWVRGVYEDLTPYVSKNPRAVYVNYRDLDLGTNELEGGVTSYAKARVWGEKYFKGNFKRLAAVKSKVDPFDFFRNEQSIPPLPAKKW from the coding sequence ATGGCAAGAACACCAATGATCTTGCACCTTCTTCTCGTAACCCTTTTCATCCTCTCCAGCAAAACAGCATCCTCTTCAGCTTCCAGCGATGTCGATGCATTCCTCGGCTGCCTCTCCGCGGCCATTCCGCCTTCCCTCATCAAGACCCCAGCAACCAACTCCTACTCTGAACTCCTGATGTCCTCCGTCCGCAACCTCCGCTACGTCTTGCCGGGCACGACGAGGCCGTTCGTGATCGTTGCGGCCACCGAGCCTGCTCATGTACAGACCACCGTGGTCTGTGGCCGCCGGCATAGCGTTCGCATCCGCACTCGCAGCGGCGGCCACGACTACGAGGGCCTCTCCTACGCCTCCGTCGACCCCCACGAGCACTTCGCTGTGCTCGACCTCGGCGAGCTCCGCGCCATCCACATCGACGCGTCGAGAGCCGAGGCCTGGGTCGGGTCCGGCGCCACGCTCGGCGAGCTctactacgccgccgccgccgccaaccaaACGTTCGGGTTCCCCGCGGGCAACTGCCCcaccgtcggcgtcggcggccacctgagcggcggcgggttcggCGCCCTGTCGCGCAAGTACGGCCTCTCCGCCGACAACGTCCTCGACGCCGTCGTGGTAGACGCCGAGGGGAGGCTGCTGAACAGGAGCACCATGGGGAAGGACCTCTTCTGGGCCatccgcggcggtggcggcgagagcTTCGGAGTCGTCCTGTCGTGGAAGGTGCGGCTGGTGGCCGTGCCGGAGACCGTCACCGTGTTCAGCATCCGCCGGTCACGGAACCAGTCCGCCGTCGATCTCATAACCAAATGGCAGGCGATCGCGCCGGCCCTTCCCAGGGATCTCTACCTCCGCGTGCTCGTGCAGAACCAGCAAGCGGCCTTCGTCGCCCTGTTCCTCGGCCGGTGCGACCGCCTCGTCGACACCATGCGAGCTCACTTCCCTGACCTAGGAATGGCGGAACGGGACTGCCAGGAGATGAGCTGGGTCAAGTCCaccgtcttcttcttcttcaacacGGCCAACATCCCAAACGAGGTGCTCCTGAACAGGAGCAACGCAGACTACTTCCTCAAGGTCAAGTCCGACCACGTGCAGGAACCCATGCCAAGGCAGGCGTGGGAGAGCTTGTGGTCGAAGTGGCTCGAGAAGCCCGAGGCGGCGCTGGTCATGCTCGACCCCTACGGCGGCGTCATGGGCAGCATCTCGCCGTCGGCGACGCCGTTCCCGCACCGGAACTACCTCTACCAGCTCCAGTTCTTCTCGTTCTGGTTCGAGAACgggacggcggcgctggagaaGAGGATGAGCTGGGTCAGGGGAGTGTACGAGGATCTGACGCCGTACGTGTCCAAGAACCCTAGAGCTGTGTACGTGAACTACAGGGACCTGGACCTAGGGACGAACGAGTTGGAGGGTGGTGTCACCAGCTACGCgaaggctagggtttggggagaGAAGTATTTCAAAGGTAATTTCAAGAGGTTGGCAGCCGTGAAGAGCAAGGTGGATCCTTTCGATTTCTTCCGGAACGAGCAGAGCATCCCTCCTCTTCCTGCTAAAAAATGGTAG
- the LOC101759118 gene encoding BTB/POZ and MATH domain-containing protein 1 — translation MSDSAGFLEFKLDYSGCKNLAIGEAVYSKNISAGGHVWRIRCYPRGSVKEDNGEYLSIYLELMSESRNVKAIFDVFAMERDGAPSSSHARRCVKVYPPEGYRACGFLQFVKRSDLESLYVANGWARIMCVVIVVRDDDPLDVPPSDIGSHLGHLLDCPETSDVSFVVNGEAFPSHRAVLAARSPVFKAQLFGSMKEAAMSSITLHDIAPATFKVMLRFMYTDSLAGEDDELGDSATENEKFQDLLAAADRYALDRLKLLCASKLWDSVSVDTVAATLACAETYNCPKLKTKCMGFFAEEKNFKKAVLTDGFVQLVQKFPSIVAELREVVNGE, via the coding sequence ATGTCAGACTCTGCAGGTTTCCTCGAGTTCAAACTTGACTACTCAGGATGCAAGAACCTCGCTATCGGCGAGGCTGTCTACTCCAAGAACATCTCCGCCGGAGGGCACGTCTGGAGGATCAGATGCTACCCGCGTGGATCCGTGAAAGAGGACAATGGAGAGTACTTATCCATTTACCTTGAGCTCATGAGCGAATCAAGAAACGTCAAAGCTATCTTCGATGTCTTCGCGATGGAAAGAGACGGCGCGCCATCGTCGTCCCACGCAAGGAGGTGCGTGAAGGTTTATCCACCCGAGGGCTACAGGGCGTGTGGATTTTTGCAGTTCGTGAAGCGAAGCGATCTTGAGTCGCTCTATGTTGCCAATGGCTGGGCGAGGATTATGTGCGTGGTCATAGTCGTGCGAGATGATGACCCCCTGGACGTCCCGCCCTCTGACATCGGGAGCCATCTCGGCCACCTGCTCGATTGCCCGGAGACCTCCGACGTTTCATTCGTCGTCAACGGCGAGGCATTCCCATCTCACCGGGCGGTGCTCGCCGCCCGCTCCCCGGTCTTCAAAGCACAGCTCTTCGGCTCCATGAAGGAAGCTGCAATGTCATCCATCACCCTGCATGACATCGCGCCCGCGACGTTCAAGGTCATGCTTCGGTTCATGTACACGGATTCGTTGGCAGGAGAAGATGATGAGCTCGGGGACTCTGCAACAGAGAACGAGAAGTTCCAGGATCTGCTCGCTGCGGCTGATCGCTATGCGTTGGACCGCCTGAAGCTTCTGTGTGCCAGCAAGCTGTGGGATAGCGTGTCGGTGGATACGGTTGCTGCTACTCTCGCCTGTGCCGAGACATACAACTGCCCGAAGCTGAAAACGAAGTGCATGGGCTTCTTTGCAGAGGAGAAGAACTTCAAGAAAGCTGTGTTAACTGATGGTTTTGTTCAGCTGGTGCAAAAGTTCCCGTCTATTGTTGCTGAGCTGAGAGAGGTGGTTAATGGGGAATAG